One genomic region from Lysobacterales bacterium encodes:
- a CDS encoding class I SAM-dependent rRNA methyltransferase: MTAADYPALILKRGEDRRLRAGHLWVFSNEVDVVRSPLTAMEAGSPVHVLDAGGKPVGTGYVNPSTLICARLLDRGGHALDRSLLVHRLNVALALRERLFDTPHYRLVYGESDGLPGLVIDRFGDVVVAQLGTAGMERMKDAIVDAVRKVLNPVALLFRNDGGARAIEGLPSYVEVAFGEVPERVIVDEGGLKFAVNVQHGQKTGWFFDQQDNRDRLRKLVPGLRVLDVFSYVGAWGIRAAGFGASEVTCVDASGPACEQIRDNARRNGFGDTVEAVCADAFEYLKQARAERRRWDVVILDPPAFVKRRKDFKEGALAYRRINEMAMQVLERDGLLVSASCSYHMGRDALLEAIQAGARHLDRQVQVLCQLQQSADHPVHAAIVETDYLKGYVCRVLPA, from the coding sequence ATGACTGCTGCCGACTACCCCGCCCTCATCCTGAAGCGCGGCGAAGACCGCCGACTGCGCGCTGGCCACCTGTGGGTGTTCAGCAACGAGGTCGACGTGGTGCGCTCGCCTCTGACGGCGATGGAGGCCGGCAGCCCGGTGCATGTGCTGGATGCCGGCGGCAAGCCGGTCGGCACTGGCTATGTGAACCCCTCGACCCTGATCTGTGCGCGGCTGCTCGACCGCGGCGGCCATGCGCTGGACCGCTCGCTGCTGGTGCATCGCCTAAATGTCGCTCTGGCCCTGCGCGAGCGCCTGTTCGACACCCCGCACTACCGCCTGGTCTACGGCGAGTCCGATGGTCTGCCGGGCCTGGTGATCGATCGCTTCGGCGATGTCGTGGTGGCCCAGCTCGGCACGGCCGGCATGGAGCGCATGAAGGACGCCATCGTCGATGCCGTGCGCAAGGTGCTCAATCCGGTCGCCCTGCTGTTCCGCAACGACGGCGGCGCGCGCGCCATCGAGGGCCTGCCGTCTTACGTCGAAGTGGCCTTCGGCGAGGTGCCGGAGCGGGTCATCGTCGACGAGGGGGGGCTCAAATTTGCGGTCAACGTGCAGCACGGCCAGAAGACCGGCTGGTTCTTCGACCAGCAGGACAACCGCGATCGTCTGCGCAAGCTGGTGCCCGGCCTGCGCGTGCTGGATGTCTTCAGCTATGTCGGCGCCTGGGGCATTCGCGCGGCCGGCTTCGGTGCGAGTGAGGTGACCTGCGTCGATGCCTCGGGCCCGGCCTGCGAGCAGATCCGCGACAACGCCCGGCGCAACGGCTTCGGCGACACCGTCGAAGCGGTTTGCGCCGATGCCTTCGAGTACCTGAAGCAGGCGAGGGCGGAGCGCCGCAGGTGGGACGTGGTCATCCTCGACCCGCCGGCCTTCGTCAAGCGCCGCAAGGACTTCAAGGAAGGCGCACTGGCCTATCGCCGCATCAACGAGATGGCCATGCAGGTACTGGAGCGCGACGGCCTGCTGGTCAGCGCGTCGTGCAGCTATCACATGGGCCGCGATGCCCTGCTGGAGGCCATCCAGGCCGGCGCGCGCCATCTCGACCGGCAGGTGCAGGTGCTCTGTCAGCTGCAGCAGTCCGCCGACCACCCGGTGCATGCCGCCATCGTCGAGACGGACTATCTGAAAGGCTACGTCTGCCGCGTGCTGCCGGCCTGA
- a CDS encoding thymidylate synthase: MQAYLDLLRHVLEQGAEKSDRTGTGTRSVFGWQMRFDLRAGFPLVTTKKLHLRSIVHELLWFLRGETNIAYLKAHKVGIWDEWADAEGELGPVYGKQWRAWQAADGRTIDQMRWVVDEIRRNPDSRRLIISAWNVGELEQMALMPCHSLFQFYVAQGRLSCQLYQRSGDIFLGVPFNIASYALLTHMVAQVCDLEVGDFVHTLGDAHLYSNHFEQAREQLTRSPRPLPQLRLNPDVRDLFAFRYEDIAIEGYDPHPAIKAPVAV; the protein is encoded by the coding sequence ATGCAGGCCTATCTCGATCTGTTGCGCCATGTGCTTGAGCAGGGCGCCGAAAAATCGGACCGCACCGGCACCGGCACGCGCTCGGTGTTCGGCTGGCAGATGCGCTTCGACCTGCGCGCCGGCTTTCCGCTGGTCACCACCAAGAAGCTGCACCTGCGCTCGATCGTCCACGAGCTGCTGTGGTTCCTGCGCGGCGAGACCAACATCGCCTATCTCAAGGCCCACAAGGTCGGCATCTGGGACGAGTGGGCCGACGCCGAGGGCGAACTGGGCCCGGTCTACGGCAAGCAGTGGCGGGCCTGGCAGGCCGCCGACGGCCGCACGATCGACCAGATGCGCTGGGTGGTGGACGAGATCCGCCGCAACCCGGACTCGCGCCGGCTGATCATTTCGGCCTGGAACGTCGGTGAGCTGGAGCAGATGGCGCTGATGCCCTGCCACAGCCTGTTCCAGTTCTACGTGGCCCAGGGGCGCTTGTCCTGCCAGCTCTACCAGCGGTCGGGCGATATCTTCCTCGGCGTGCCCTTCAACATCGCGAGCTACGCCCTGCTGACCCACATGGTGGCCCAGGTCTGCGACCTCGAAGTCGGCGACTTCGTGCACACGCTGGGCGACGCGCACCTGTACTCGAACCACTTCGAGCAGGCGCGCGAGCAGCTCACGCGCAGCCCGCGCCCCTTGCCGCAGCTCCGACTGAACCCCGACGTGCGCGACCTGTTCGCCTTCCGGTACGAGGACATCGCCATCGAAGGTTATGACCCGCACCCCGCGATCAAGGCGCCGGTGGCGGTGTGA
- a CDS encoding prolipoprotein diacylglyceryl transferase, translating into MNASSFHLHQIDPIAINLFGWPVHWYGIMYLLAFGSAWWLGRQRLRQGRFGVSEQAFGDLMFYGMLGVVLGGRLGYIVFYGWQQVLADPLSILRVWEGGMSFHGGLLGVMTAVGWWSRGQGRSIWETLDFVAPLVPLGLLFGRIGNYIGGELWGRTTDVAWAVIFPSGLPREHQHLPAAELQQLHAQGALDAFARHPSQLYEAFLEGVVLFGLLWWFSAKPRKRYAVSGVFALGYGLFRFAVEFVREPDAHIGYLAFGWFTMGMLLSLPLVLIGLLFIGLSLRAATPRSV; encoded by the coding sequence ATGAATGCATCGAGCTTCCACCTGCATCAGATCGACCCGATCGCGATCAACCTGTTCGGCTGGCCGGTGCACTGGTACGGGATCATGTACCTGCTGGCCTTCGGTAGCGCCTGGTGGCTGGGTCGACAGCGGCTGCGCCAGGGGCGCTTCGGCGTCAGCGAGCAGGCCTTCGGCGATCTGATGTTCTACGGCATGCTCGGCGTGGTGCTGGGCGGACGTTTGGGCTACATCGTGTTCTACGGCTGGCAGCAGGTGCTGGCCGATCCCCTGTCGATCCTGCGCGTGTGGGAGGGCGGTATGAGCTTCCACGGCGGCCTGCTCGGTGTGATGACCGCAGTCGGGTGGTGGTCACGCGGGCAGGGCCGTTCGATTTGGGAAACGCTCGACTTCGTCGCCCCGCTGGTGCCGCTGGGCCTGCTGTTCGGGCGCATCGGCAATTACATCGGCGGCGAGCTTTGGGGGCGCACCACCGACGTCGCCTGGGCGGTGATCTTCCCGAGCGGCCTGCCGCGCGAGCACCAGCACCTGCCGGCCGCCGAGCTGCAGCAGCTGCATGCGCAGGGCGCGCTCGATGCCTTCGCCCGTCACCCCTCGCAGCTCTATGAGGCCTTCCTCGAAGGCGTGGTGCTGTTCGGTCTGCTGTGGTGGTTCTCGGCCAAGCCGCGCAAGCGCTATGCGGTATCCGGCGTCTTCGCGCTGGGCTATGGGCTGTTCCGCTTCGCCGTCGAGTTCGTGCGCGAGCCCGATGCCCACATTGGCTACCTCGCCTTCGGCTGGTTCACCATGGGCATGCTGCTGAGTCTGCCGTTGGTCCTGATCGGCCTCCTGTTCATCGGTCTGTCGCTGCGCGCGGCCACACCCCGTTCGGTCTGA
- a CDS encoding TIGR00266 family protein: MHAWYLSYGGQQSGPLDHATAAAQARQNPNGHCWRAGFAEWMPISACTELTGGGGALVAPAAPPPVGQRSADEIDYQVFGHEMQFVEIELDPGESAIAEAGAMMFKDAHIQMETVFGDGSHSGQGGSFMDKLLGAGKRVITGESLFTTMFSNAGSGKAKVAFASPYPGTIIPLSLKNYSGRLICQKDSFLCAARGVSVGIFFQKKIMTALFGGEGFIMQKLEGDGQVFVHAGGTVVERELKAGERLDVDTGCVVALTQTVGFDVKPVGGIKSMLFGGEGVFLATLTGPGHVWLQSLPFSRMAGRMFAAAYQRGGGKEEGSVLGGLGGILSGDRGF; encoded by the coding sequence ATGCACGCTTGGTACCTCAGCTACGGCGGCCAGCAGTCCGGCCCGCTGGATCACGCCACCGCCGCCGCGCAGGCCCGGCAGAACCCCAACGGCCACTGCTGGCGCGCCGGCTTCGCCGAGTGGATGCCGATCAGCGCCTGCACTGAACTCACCGGCGGCGGTGGCGCCCTGGTCGCGCCGGCCGCACCGCCGCCGGTCGGCCAGCGCAGCGCCGACGAGATCGACTATCAGGTCTTCGGCCACGAGATGCAGTTCGTCGAGATCGAGCTCGATCCCGGCGAGAGCGCCATCGCCGAAGCCGGCGCGATGATGTTCAAGGACGCGCATATCCAGATGGAGACGGTGTTCGGCGATGGCAGCCACAGCGGCCAGGGCGGCAGCTTCATGGACAAGCTGCTCGGCGCCGGCAAGCGCGTGATCACCGGCGAAAGCCTGTTCACCACGATGTTCTCCAACGCCGGCAGCGGCAAGGCCAAGGTCGCCTTCGCCTCGCCCTACCCGGGCACGATCATTCCGCTGTCACTGAAGAACTACAGCGGCCGACTGATCTGCCAGAAGGACTCGTTCCTGTGCGCCGCGCGCGGCGTCAGCGTCGGCATCTTCTTCCAGAAGAAGATCATGACCGCACTGTTCGGCGGCGAGGGCTTCATCATGCAGAAGCTCGAAGGCGACGGGCAGGTGTTCGTGCACGCCGGCGGCACCGTGGTCGAGCGCGAGCTGAAGGCCGGCGAGCGCCTCGATGTCGACACCGGCTGCGTGGTTGCGCTCACCCAGACCGTGGGTTTCGACGTCAAGCCCGTGGGCGGCATCAAGTCGATGCTGTTCGGCGGCGAGGGCGTGTTTCTCGCGACGCTGACCGGCCCCGGCCACGTCTGGCTGCAGTCCCTGCCCTTCTCGCGCATGGCCGGCCGCATGTTCGCTGCGGCCTACCAGCGCGGCGGCGGCAAAGAAGAGGGCTCGGTGCTGGGGGGCTTGGGCGGCATCCTGTCGGGCGATCGCGGCTTCTGA
- a CDS encoding DnaJ domain-containing protein: MEFKDYYKTLGVETGASDADIKAAYRRLARKYHPDVSKEAGAEERFKAINEAYEVLKDPGKRNAYEQLRAGGFRAGQDFRPPPGWDYEGGQGDFGGGGFSDFFDSLFGGGRGRSARTGAGAGPAPRLERRMRLDLDLETVFAGGRQRVDVDGRTLEVKVPAGIQPGQSIRLAGQGGQGRDLLLEIAYRPHPRFEVDGRTITHRLPVMPWQAALGATLSVPTLGGSVELKIPAESTTGRKLRLRGRGLPGTPPGDQIVLLEVHAPAPRGERQRELYREMAAAFSEPLGK; the protein is encoded by the coding sequence ATGGAGTTCAAGGACTACTACAAGACGCTGGGCGTGGAGACGGGCGCCAGCGACGCGGACATCAAGGCCGCCTACCGCAGGCTTGCGCGCAAGTACCACCCCGATGTCAGCAAGGAAGCCGGGGCCGAGGAGCGCTTCAAGGCGATCAACGAGGCCTATGAGGTGCTCAAGGACCCTGGCAAGCGCAACGCCTACGAGCAGCTGCGCGCCGGCGGATTTCGTGCGGGCCAGGACTTCCGTCCGCCGCCGGGCTGGGACTACGAAGGCGGCCAAGGCGATTTCGGCGGCGGCGGTTTCAGCGACTTTTTCGACTCGCTGTTCGGCGGAGGGCGTGGGCGCAGCGCACGCACGGGTGCTGGCGCCGGCCCGGCGCCGCGCCTCGAGCGGCGAATGCGTCTCGACCTCGATCTGGAGACTGTTTTCGCGGGTGGCCGCCAGCGCGTGGACGTGGATGGGCGCACGCTCGAGGTCAAGGTTCCGGCTGGCATTCAACCGGGACAGAGCATCCGTCTGGCCGGGCAGGGCGGACAGGGGCGCGACCTGCTGCTGGAGATCGCCTACCGCCCGCATCCGCGTTTCGAGGTGGACGGTCGAACCATCACCCATCGCCTGCCGGTCATGCCCTGGCAGGCCGCGCTCGGCGCCACTCTGAGCGTGCCCACTCTCGGTGGATCGGTCGAACTCAAGATCCCCGCAGAAAGCACCACGGGGCGCAAGCTGCGCTTGCGCGGGCGCGGCCTGCCCGGTACGCCGCCGGGCGATCAGATCGTGCTGCTGGAAGTGCACGCTCCAGCACCTCGCGGCGAACGCCAGCGCGAGCTGTATCGCGAGATGGCGGCGGCGTTCTCAGAGCCGCTGGGCAAGTGA
- a CDS encoding OmpA family protein, translated as MQKNLLCCALLAGVGFVGAANAQDFDDRWYVGASAGYVESDNARGVKDNEHLGFNFGKFFTPNWSLDAEIGYTNPTLRPNKLNWSQYGLGLTGRYHFREAGDTWGPYVALGAGVWRHEREFRSPAGRPGEVKGNNLAANVGIGVQGDFGRGFVRAEYGARFDFDSESAADEDYFADRIVSVGVSLPLGAKPSAPVDAPAPAEPAPAPQVSCADLDDDGDGVNNCEDKCPNSTPGQTVGPDGCPVPVTIDLRGVNFDFDKSTLRPDAVATLNEVVSILRQYSDLRVEVAGHTDLCGSDAYNQTLSQSRAQAVYDFLTSNGISASRLVGPTGYGESRPLQPTGQNLPECKNETNRRTELNVQN; from the coding sequence CGGCGTCGGTTTTGTTGGCGCCGCGAACGCGCAGGACTTCGATGACCGCTGGTATGTCGGTGCGTCTGCCGGGTACGTCGAGTCCGACAATGCCCGTGGTGTCAAGGACAACGAGCATCTTGGCTTCAACTTCGGCAAGTTCTTCACCCCGAACTGGTCGCTCGATGCCGAGATCGGCTACACCAACCCGACCCTGCGCCCCAACAAGCTGAACTGGAGCCAGTACGGCCTGGGTCTGACGGGCCGCTATCACTTCCGCGAAGCCGGCGACACCTGGGGCCCCTACGTCGCGCTGGGCGCAGGCGTGTGGCGCCACGAGCGCGAGTTCCGTAGCCCGGCGGGCCGTCCTGGCGAGGTCAAGGGCAACAACCTGGCGGCCAACGTTGGTATCGGCGTCCAGGGTGACTTCGGGCGTGGTTTCGTGCGCGCCGAGTACGGTGCGCGCTTCGACTTTGACAGCGAGAGCGCAGCCGACGAAGACTACTTCGCCGACCGCATCGTGTCGGTGGGCGTCAGCCTGCCGCTGGGCGCAAAGCCTTCCGCCCCGGTGGATGCCCCGGCCCCGGCTGAGCCCGCCCCCGCGCCGCAGGTGAGCTGCGCCGATCTGGATGACGACGGTGACGGCGTCAACAACTGCGAAGACAAGTGCCCCAACAGCACCCCCGGCCAGACCGTTGGCCCGGACGGCTGCCCGGTCCCGGTGACCATCGACCTGCGCGGCGTCAACTTCGACTTCGACAAGTCGACCCTGCGCCCGGACGCCGTGGCCACCCTGAACGAGGTTGTCAGCATCCTCCGCCAGTACAGCGACCTCCGCGTTGAAGTTGCCGGCCACACCGATCTGTGCGGTTCGGACGCCTACAACCAGACCCTGTCGCAGAGCCGCGCACAGGCGGTCTATGACTTCCTGACCAGCAACGGCATCAGCGCCTCGCGCCTGGTGGGCCCGACCGGTTACGGCGAGAGCCGTCCGCTGCAGCCGACCGGCCAGAACCTGCCGGAGTGCAAGAACGAGACGAACCGCCGTACCGAGCTGAACGTGCAGAACTGA
- a CDS encoding DUF533 domain-containing protein, with protein sequence MFDPERLLKQMLGGALGGTLGGDRGRKKHKSRGGMGGGISGALGGLSTGNKAALGLGALGVAMAAWEHYKGQSTSTAQPTPTAQPLPAMSPPPPPPPPGQVAVTPPSAAPGALVPEALLVIRSMIAAAAADGLIDGNEREAILGRAQDAGLDADDLAALRQELAQPLSMPELLAQTPAHLAAEVYAAALITISVDTEAERRWMQRLAEGLKLDESRRAELDAQFASLSQ encoded by the coding sequence ATGTTCGACCCCGAGCGACTACTGAAGCAGATGCTGGGCGGTGCCTTGGGCGGCACCCTGGGCGGCGACCGCGGCCGCAAGAAGCATAAATCGCGCGGCGGCATGGGGGGCGGCATCAGCGGCGCGCTGGGCGGCCTCAGCACCGGCAACAAGGCTGCGCTCGGCCTTGGCGCCCTCGGCGTGGCAATGGCGGCCTGGGAGCACTACAAGGGCCAGTCCACATCCACGGCGCAGCCGACTCCCACTGCACAGCCGCTGCCGGCCATGAGCCCGCCGCCTCCGCCTCCACCACCCGGGCAAGTCGCCGTGACGCCGCCATCGGCCGCACCGGGAGCGCTGGTGCCCGAGGCCCTGCTGGTCATCCGCAGCATGATCGCGGCGGCCGCCGCCGACGGCCTGATCGACGGCAACGAGCGCGAGGCCATCCTCGGCCGCGCCCAGGACGCGGGCCTGGATGCCGATGACCTCGCCGCCCTGCGACAGGAGCTGGCCCAGCCGCTGTCGATGCCCGAACTGCTTGCGCAGACCCCCGCGCATCTCGCCGCGGAGGTCTACGCGGCCGCGCTGATCACGATCAGCGTCGACACCGAAGCCGAACGGCGCTGGATGCAGCGTCTGGCCGAAGGCCTGAAGCTTGATGAATCGAGGCGCGCCGAGCTCGACGCGCAGTTCGCCTCTCTCTCCCAGTAA
- a CDS encoding Hsp20/alpha crystallin family protein: MSASRYPWIEHSRVIQSGLQSELKQVLDRFLGEATESDQSNVVTSQWAPRVDIREEPARFVIEADIPGVDPKDIEIHMDKGILSIRGERRSQSASEGANYTRVERSHGSFYRRFALPDTANPDGIEAKGLHGVLEIVIPKRPETTPRRISVNAG; encoded by the coding sequence ATGAGCGCATCCCGCTATCCGTGGATCGAGCACAGCCGGGTCATTCAGAGCGGCTTGCAGAGCGAACTCAAGCAGGTGCTCGATCGCTTCTTGGGTGAGGCCACCGAAAGCGATCAGAGCAATGTCGTTACGAGCCAGTGGGCACCACGCGTCGACATTCGCGAGGAGCCTGCCCGATTCGTGATTGAAGCCGATATTCCGGGCGTCGACCCCAAGGACATCGAGATCCACATGGACAAGGGCATCCTCTCGATCCGCGGCGAACGCCGCAGCCAGAGCGCCTCTGAAGGCGCCAACTACACGCGTGTCGAGCGATCGCACGGCAGCTTCTATCGGCGCTTCGCCTTGCCCGATACCGCCAACCCTGACGGCATCGAAGCCAAAGGCTTGCACGGCGTGCTGGAGATCGTGATTCCGAAGCGTCCCGAAACCACGCCGCGGCGCATTTCGGTCAACGCCGGCTGA
- a CDS encoding diacylglycerol kinase, producing MPDRVNSLIPRGPGGMWKAFKWSMQGLVAAFRFEASFRLEVYLFLVLGPLALWLGQTPLERVVLVGSLLLVLSAELLNSAVEAAVDRMGPEHNEFAGRAKDMGSAAVFVLMMNVLLCWALLLLPRVWP from the coding sequence ATGCCTGACCGCGTCAACTCGCTGATTCCACGCGGCCCCGGCGGTATGTGGAAGGCCTTCAAATGGTCGATGCAGGGCTTGGTGGCGGCTTTCCGGTTTGAAGCCTCGTTCCGGCTTGAGGTCTATCTGTTCCTTGTGCTCGGTCCGCTGGCCCTGTGGCTCGGACAGACGCCGCTGGAGCGCGTGGTTCTGGTCGGCAGCCTGCTGCTGGTGCTGTCGGCTGAGTTGCTGAACTCGGCCGTCGAAGCAGCGGTAGACCGCATGGGGCCCGAGCACAACGAGTTCGCCGGCCGCGCCAAGGACATGGGCTCGGCCGCGGTCTTCGTGCTGATGATGAACGTACTGCTGTGCTGGGCGCTGCTGCTTCTGCCCCGCGTCTGGCCCTGA
- a CDS encoding isoaspartyl peptidase/L-asparaginase: MNSRRSRLALALCLALPLIAQAEDARFALVIHGGAGTLTREAITPEIDAAIRADLSRALDAGAAVLSEGGASLDAVVASVKVLEDSPHFNAGKGAVFTHEGHNELDASIMDGSTRRAGAVAGLRTVRNPIDLARAVMDSSPHVMLIGEGAERFAKERGIEQVDPSYFRTEQRWNQLQTVLEREKARAAIPASTYFGTVGAVAFDHAGRIAAATSTGGMVNKRWGRVGDAPIIGAGTYADANCGVSATGWGEYFIRLSVAHDICARMRYAGQSLAVAADAVLMEEVPKLGGDGGVIAIDGKGAIRMPFNTAGMYRGWITVDGARGVAIFADEPDPDGRKAAEPSE; encoded by the coding sequence ATGAACTCGCGACGTTCGCGTCTCGCCCTTGCCCTCTGTCTTGCCCTGCCGCTGATCGCGCAGGCCGAAGACGCCCGCTTTGCCCTGGTCATTCATGGCGGCGCGGGCACCTTGACCCGTGAGGCGATCACGCCCGAGATCGATGCCGCGATCCGCGCCGATCTCAGCCGCGCGCTCGACGCGGGGGCGGCCGTGCTGTCGGAAGGCGGGGCCAGCCTTGATGCCGTGGTGGCCTCGGTGAAGGTGCTGGAGGACTCACCCCACTTCAACGCTGGCAAGGGTGCGGTGTTCACCCACGAGGGCCACAACGAGCTCGATGCCTCGATCATGGACGGCAGCACGCGGCGTGCGGGAGCCGTCGCCGGCCTGCGCACGGTGCGCAATCCGATCGACCTTGCGCGGGCGGTGATGGACTCCTCCCCACACGTGATGCTCATCGGCGAGGGCGCGGAGCGCTTTGCCAAGGAGCGCGGCATCGAGCAGGTGGATCCGTCCTATTTCCGCACCGAGCAGCGCTGGAACCAGCTGCAGACCGTGCTGGAGCGTGAGAAGGCGAGGGCGGCGATCCCGGCTTCGACCTACTTCGGCACCGTGGGGGCGGTGGCCTTCGATCATGCCGGGCGTATCGCCGCGGCCACCTCGACCGGCGGCATGGTTAACAAGCGCTGGGGGCGAGTAGGCGATGCGCCGATCATTGGCGCCGGCACCTATGCCGACGCGAACTGCGGGGTGTCGGCCACCGGCTGGGGCGAGTACTTCATCCGCCTCTCGGTGGCGCACGATATCTGCGCGCGCATGCGCTATGCCGGGCAGTCCCTGGCGGTAGCCGCCGACGCCGTGCTGATGGAGGAGGTGCCCAAGCTCGGCGGCGATGGCGGCGTTATCGCCATCGACGGCAAGGGCGCGATCCGCATGCCCTTCAATACTGCCGGCATGTACCGCGGCTGGATCACCGTCGACGGCGCGCGCGGCGTGGCGATCTTTGCCGATGAGCCCGACCCGGATGGGCGCAAGGCTGCCGAGCCGTCCGAGTGA
- a CDS encoding dihydrofolate reductase, which produces MELVVAMDRARAIGRGNALPWSLPDDLKHFKTLTLGKPLLMGRRTAESLGRALPGRLNLVLTRSGQVPFEGMQAVDSVEAAQTLAHAAGAEALMVIGGGELYAQLLPRADRLHLTEVDTAVAGADTWFPAFDASCWIERSRVRHPADARHAFAFDFVDLERCR; this is translated from the coding sequence ATCGAGCTGGTGGTGGCGATGGACCGCGCGCGGGCGATCGGTCGCGGCAATGCGCTGCCCTGGTCGCTGCCGGATGACCTCAAACACTTCAAGACGCTGACCCTCGGCAAGCCGCTGCTGATGGGGCGCAGGACTGCAGAGTCGCTGGGGCGCGCGCTGCCGGGGCGCTTGAACCTCGTGCTCACGCGCAGCGGTCAAGTGCCTTTCGAGGGCATGCAAGCGGTCGACTCGGTCGAGGCGGCGCAGACGCTGGCCCACGCGGCAGGCGCTGAAGCGCTGATGGTGATTGGCGGCGGCGAGCTTTACGCGCAGCTGCTGCCGCGCGCCGATCGCTTGCACCTGACCGAGGTCGATACCGCGGTGGCGGGGGCGGACACCTGGTTCCCTGCCTTCGATGCGAGCTGCTGGATAGAGCGCTCGCGGGTTCGCCATCCGGCAGATGCGCGGCATGCCTTCGCCTTCGACTTTGTCGATCTCGAACGCTGCCGTTGA